A region from the Leptospira venezuelensis genome encodes:
- a CDS encoding MarR family winged helix-turn-helix transcriptional regulator — MKPEYVIHLLSRTRDRIQKHLSEEFLKQGIQDLVPAHGGVLFILGKEGPLTMSELAKFLDRTNSTVTALLDKMEEFGYVKRSKPYEDERVTSAELTEKGKQTLEKVQKASKATLSRLSLNLEQGEKEEFMRILTKIHSNFDI, encoded by the coding sequence GTGAAGCCTGAATATGTAATTCATTTATTGTCTAGGACCAGGGATCGGATCCAAAAACATTTGTCCGAAGAATTCCTTAAGCAAGGTATTCAAGATCTTGTCCCCGCTCATGGAGGTGTACTTTTTATATTAGGTAAAGAAGGTCCTCTAACAATGAGTGAATTGGCAAAGTTTTTGGACAGAACCAATTCTACAGTAACTGCTCTTTTAGATAAGATGGAAGAATTTGGCTATGTTAAACGATCCAAACCTTATGAAGACGAAAGAGTAACTTCGGCAGAATTAACCGAGAAGGGAAAACAAACCTTAGAAAAAGTGCAAAAGGCATCCAAAGCTACACTTTCAAGGCTTAGTCTGAATTTGGAGCAAGGGGAAAAAGAAGAATTCATGCGAATTTTAACGAAGATCCATTCGAATTTTGATATATGA
- a CDS encoding acyl-CoA thioesterase gives MRLMEKTDKIITSFTVPVRKSDIDVNGHVNNGTYQSYFEEARIKTFQLLKEEGEAILSSDRLVVRQSVIEYKAELKYPEDAIVTTDILHSDPESTEIMQEIFRTSDSVLVCKAKFVLSLFDDAEEVFYSEADYPYAFYHPISVGWPEMDPEGKVNLETIQYYLDDARIRSSYQCGLDLHSLQAKGIGPVVYKADLNYFGTMSFPDDFVIVTVYQKAEKNRLAFRHDVFSKKTKKLILTSVVHGLFMDLKRKRPHQFTEEEMKMIFSVKNNPLFD, from the coding sequence ATGAGGCTCATGGAAAAAACAGATAAGATCATCACATCTTTTACAGTTCCTGTCCGTAAATCGGATATAGATGTAAACGGACATGTAAACAATGGAACGTACCAAAGTTATTTTGAAGAAGCAAGGATCAAAACCTTCCAACTTTTAAAAGAAGAAGGGGAAGCAATCCTGAGTTCAGACCGCTTGGTAGTCCGCCAAAGCGTAATAGAATATAAAGCAGAGCTAAAATATCCAGAAGATGCTATTGTTACTACAGACATCCTTCACTCCGATCCAGAATCTACTGAGATCATGCAGGAAATCTTTCGTACTTCCGATTCTGTATTAGTATGTAAGGCAAAATTCGTTTTAAGCCTTTTTGATGATGCGGAAGAAGTCTTTTATTCCGAAGCTGATTACCCTTATGCGTTCTATCATCCGATCAGCGTTGGCTGGCCGGAGATGGATCCAGAAGGAAAGGTAAATTTAGAAACGATCCAGTATTATCTAGATGATGCCAGGATTCGATCTTCTTATCAATGTGGATTGGACCTGCATTCATTACAGGCGAAAGGAATCGGCCCGGTGGTTTACAAAGCTGATTTGAATTACTTTGGCACAATGAGTTTTCCGGATGATTTTGTAATTGTTACGGTTTATCAAAAAGCAGAGAAGAATCGATTAGCATTTCGTCATGATGTATTCTCTAAAAAAACAAAAAAGTTGATTCTTACTTCGGTAGTACATGGACTTTTTATGGATCTAAAAAGAAAAAGACCTCACCAATTCACTGAAGAAGAAATGAAAATGATCTTTAGCGTAAAGAATAATCCACTCTTTGATTGA
- a CDS encoding TetR/AcrR family transcriptional regulator, giving the protein MRIQKDLIRSDDPAKDRILKAAFKLFYSKGYPNTGINEILEEAGAFKKSLYIHFPSKKDLGKAYLLEQEEAILGFVKRIAKKEKKYSDFIKSWMKMLRRGLKNTYIYGCPYANLSNQTHDEPEISDFVKVALNRWVLDFELCLKEITWNSKKVKTESELKDISESILFYYQGALQLYGMSGDFKHIHRLEKALLSLDN; this is encoded by the coding sequence ATGAGAATTCAAAAAGACTTAATTCGGTCTGACGACCCTGCAAAGGACAGAATCCTAAAGGCAGCTTTCAAATTATTCTATTCCAAGGGTTATCCCAATACAGGGATAAATGAAATCCTCGAAGAAGCGGGAGCTTTTAAGAAGAGCTTGTACATTCATTTTCCATCTAAAAAGGATTTGGGTAAGGCTTATCTTTTGGAACAGGAAGAAGCTATATTAGGTTTTGTTAAAAGGATTGCTAAGAAGGAAAAGAAATATTCGGACTTTATTAAATCTTGGATGAAAATGTTGAGAAGAGGTTTGAAAAATACTTATATTTACGGCTGTCCTTACGCGAATTTATCCAACCAGACACATGATGAGCCGGAGATCTCAGATTTTGTGAAGGTAGCATTGAACCGATGGGTTCTCGACTTCGAACTTTGTTTAAAAGAAATTACCTGGAATTCTAAAAAGGTAAAAACTGAGTCTGAATTGAAAGACATTTCAGAAAGTATCCTTTTTTATTATCAAGGGGCTTTGCAATTATACGGAATGTCTGGAGATTTCAAACATATTCATCGTTTAGAAAAAGCACTTCTTTCCTTAGATAATTAA
- a CDS encoding SAP domain-containing protein, translated as MKLRPSFEKIKTISEFESHYWYREELQEICTGLKISSKGAKAELEERLRSYIKLGRDMFLKKENTSISPISIRRKNKSGKEITLKSKIIPEGIRFDSKFREFCRDYYGLKKFSFTKAMAEAVRDAEKVGNLKLSVQDLLKVYENPPKEERPDDRVLRWNRFVKDFHSSTKTSPLKNKLNIAAFLWGKVRDRPGSKKFDPSLLKEFAKDIQKLEAKSNE; from the coding sequence ATGAAATTACGTCCTTCTTTTGAAAAAATCAAAACAATCTCGGAATTCGAGTCTCATTATTGGTACAGAGAAGAATTACAAGAAATTTGCACAGGATTAAAAATATCTTCCAAAGGTGCCAAAGCGGAACTTGAAGAAAGGTTAAGATCGTATATTAAATTAGGCAGAGATATGTTCCTCAAAAAGGAAAATACATCTATAAGCCCAATATCAATTCGCAGAAAAAACAAAAGTGGAAAGGAGATCACTCTCAAATCTAAAATCATTCCAGAAGGAATTCGTTTTGACTCTAAATTTAGAGAATTCTGCAGAGATTACTATGGTCTTAAAAAATTCAGTTTTACCAAGGCAATGGCAGAAGCAGTTCGAGATGCTGAGAAGGTCGGAAATCTAAAACTCTCTGTCCAAGATCTTTTGAAGGTGTATGAAAATCCTCCCAAGGAAGAAAGGCCGGATGATCGCGTTCTAAGATGGAATCGTTTTGTTAAAGATTTTCATTCTAGTACAAAAACTTCTCCGCTTAAAAATAAACTGAATATAGCTGCGTTTTTATGGGGGAAGGTTCGGGACAGACCAGGTAGTAAAAAATTCGATCCTTCTCTTTTAAAAGAATTTGCGAAGGACATTCAAAAGTTAGAAGCTAAGAGTAATGAGTAA
- a CDS encoding DNA-3-methyladenine glycosylase I: MNSLTKYCHYVLSLEKDQDPENKTYHDTEYGFTLKSDDELFGRFILEINQAGLSWTTILRKKENFRKAYKNFSIGKISKFSEKDFDRLMNDAGIIRNKLKINAAIHNANVIVGLQKEFGSFQDWLASHHPKSLDEWTKLFKKTFVFVGGEIVNEFLMSTGYLEGAHGPGCPIYKKALKSKPAWNSK, from the coding sequence ATGAATTCTCTTACAAAATATTGCCATTACGTTCTTTCACTCGAAAAGGATCAAGATCCTGAAAACAAAACGTATCATGACACAGAATACGGTTTTACCTTAAAGTCAGACGACGAGTTATTTGGCCGGTTTATTTTAGAAATCAATCAAGCTGGTCTATCTTGGACAACAATTTTAAGAAAGAAGGAAAACTTTCGAAAGGCTTATAAAAATTTTTCCATCGGAAAGATCTCAAAGTTTTCTGAAAAAGATTTTGATCGACTTATGAACGATGCAGGGATCATTCGAAATAAACTTAAGATAAATGCTGCAATTCATAATGCAAATGTGATCGTCGGTCTTCAAAAAGAATTCGGAAGTTTTCAAGATTGGTTAGCCTCTCACCATCCCAAATCATTGGATGAATGGACCAAACTATTCAAGAAAACTTTTGTATTTGTGGGTGGAGAAATAGTGAATGAGTTTTTAATGAGCACAGGATATTTAGAAGGTGCTCACGGACCTGGATGTCCGATTTATAAAAAAGCATTAAAGTCCAAGCCTGCTTGGAATTCTAAATAG
- a CDS encoding glucose 1-dehydrogenase: protein MLEGKTAVITGSARGIGKTIAKMFLERGSNIILSDLDDSNCKETADELAKLSPEKVFWKTCDVTSKQQNKELAEFAFEKTGALDIWINNAGIVQDDLLLRMSEEKWEKVHSVNLKAAFFGIQTAAKFMIKKSSGRIVNIGSVSGFYGNAGQANYSSAKAGLFALTKSAARELASRNITVNCVASGFINNRFAEHVPEEIRNSILNSIPLKIKRNPEEAVASAVAFLSSDEADWITGATLRVDGGMLIGF, encoded by the coding sequence ATGTTAGAAGGTAAAACTGCGGTAATCACAGGATCGGCTAGAGGAATAGGTAAAACAATCGCAAAGATGTTTTTGGAAAGAGGTTCTAATATTATTCTCTCCGACCTTGATGATTCCAATTGTAAAGAAACGGCGGATGAATTAGCAAAACTCAGCCCAGAAAAAGTCTTCTGGAAAACCTGCGATGTCACATCTAAACAACAAAACAAGGAATTGGCTGAGTTTGCATTTGAGAAAACGGGAGCCTTGGATATTTGGATCAATAATGCCGGAATAGTTCAAGACGATCTTCTCTTGAGAATGTCTGAGGAAAAATGGGAGAAGGTACACTCAGTAAATCTGAAAGCTGCTTTCTTTGGAATACAAACTGCTGCAAAGTTTATGATAAAGAAAAGTTCAGGTAGAATCGTAAACATTGGATCTGTCTCTGGATTTTATGGGAATGCAGGACAGGCAAATTATTCTTCGGCAAAAGCTGGACTATTCGCACTCACCAAATCTGCGGCGAGGGAACTTGCTTCTAGAAATATCACCGTAAACTGTGTCGCTTCCGGTTTTATAAATAATAGATTTGCTGAACATGTTCCGGAAGAAATTAGAAATTCTATTTTGAATTCGATTCCTTTAAAGATCAAAAGGAATCCCGAGGAAGCAGTAGCTTCGGCAGTTGCATTCCTTTCTTCCGACGAAGCGGATTGGATTACAGGAGCAACTCTTAGAGTAGATGGAGGAATGTTAATTGGTTTTTAG
- a CDS encoding choice-of-anchor D domain-containing protein, with protein sequence MKRSATFFLKSILTLAILFSFVNCPKGGGKGPLLLPPGETAEAPTPDPTIRVYRGSGTVTSVSDSSTENLGSVKITESSTARVFTIQNNGELALNLTSTPVIAKTGAEAAQFTVDQSGTDNVLDPGETTEFTVTFSPSGSTGTKSAQLQIASNDPNTPIFILNLSGTANPAPAPDIQIKRGSTTFTSGSSVHTFTSVQENTSGTAVSFTINNIGDATLNLSTITLTGANSNQYSLDVSGTSSAVAASGSTTFSVTFSPSSTGTKTATITIPSDDAGTPNYTFGLSGTATPTPVPEMNVQRVTGSVNIADGSGTFDFGSQVENVAGSAVQFRIQNLGTASLSLSGTPIVEITGTNSDQFEVTVQPSTTSVASSGTTTFSVRFVPTSTGAKTGSISIANNDSDENPYNFTITGTGTPTPAPEINLKQASTSIASSGTYSGISDTRIGSTSATTTFTVENTGTATLNLSGSPRVVVGGTDSSLFSVVSQPSATVAASGTSTFTVTFSPTSTGTKTATLTIANNDSDENSYVINLSANGIEPIAPCFDINTQSVTSNLNSIANYGGSGQTLYYSSTIPITIGPSFPAAIYYINQPHSLTSTLFGMFSGIYDSAQTGLYETRDGVGLTNFSGLLPYGTTGSQFLNLLGGTNSITINPNISQTYRFDINSPVSFSATNASYSIIRGCHPRLTEERIFVTTTGSNSSSGLSKVWTYRKKLNIRFIFVQGSYPTYTVAGLQDAVDRITSIYSQDSVKIDVQFSATSVSASEFLDLTDFEDETGTLASSLTKLYTTTGSAQSASSLNIFLTSDTSNSNYAGLLGMAAGIPGVPGIVATKKAGMIVLIEPHRTSGSAASALSTTDQQFLGDTIAHEAGHFLGLFHTNERGGASSTLSMFGLNARDALIETPYCLSSQDVNTDGFVSISECSGTGFTNSGALNLMFWAGDGVTSQTQLTGEQGWILRSNPLAY encoded by the coding sequence ATGAAACGGTCTGCGACATTTTTTCTCAAGAGTATCCTAACTCTTGCTATTCTTTTCTCCTTCGTAAATTGTCCGAAGGGTGGAGGAAAGGGACCTTTGCTTTTACCGCCAGGTGAAACTGCAGAGGCTCCTACTCCAGATCCTACCATTCGAGTTTATAGGGGAAGTGGTACGGTAACTTCTGTTTCAGATAGTTCTACCGAAAATTTAGGAAGTGTAAAAATTACGGAAAGTAGTACTGCCCGCGTTTTTACGATTCAAAATAATGGTGAGTTAGCTTTAAATCTAACAAGCACACCTGTAATTGCAAAAACAGGCGCGGAAGCAGCACAATTTACAGTAGATCAGTCAGGTACCGATAACGTTTTGGATCCTGGAGAAACTACTGAGTTCACCGTGACTTTTTCTCCATCTGGATCAACAGGCACTAAATCGGCTCAGTTGCAAATAGCATCTAACGATCCGAATACTCCTATATTTATTTTGAACTTGAGTGGAACTGCAAATCCTGCACCTGCTCCTGATATCCAAATTAAAAGAGGATCAACTACTTTTACGAGTGGATCTAGCGTTCATACTTTCACAAGTGTTCAAGAGAATACGAGTGGAACTGCAGTATCTTTTACGATCAATAATATCGGAGATGCTACTTTAAATTTAAGTACGATTACTTTAACAGGAGCGAATTCAAACCAGTATAGCTTGGATGTAAGCGGAACAAGCAGCGCTGTTGCAGCTTCCGGATCTACAACATTCTCAGTTACATTCTCTCCTAGTTCTACTGGAACAAAAACTGCTACGATTACTATCCCAAGTGATGATGCTGGAACTCCAAATTATACTTTTGGTCTTTCCGGAACTGCAACTCCAACACCTGTTCCTGAAATGAATGTTCAGAGAGTTACAGGTTCTGTAAATATCGCCGATGGAAGTGGAACTTTCGATTTTGGAAGCCAAGTGGAAAACGTCGCCGGTTCTGCAGTTCAATTTAGGATCCAGAATTTAGGAACTGCTTCTTTAAGCTTATCCGGAACTCCGATCGTGGAAATCACTGGTACGAATTCAGATCAGTTTGAAGTAACCGTTCAGCCTAGCACAACAAGCGTAGCTAGTTCTGGAACTACAACTTTCTCTGTTAGGTTTGTTCCTACTTCTACCGGTGCAAAAACTGGGTCGATCTCGATTGCGAATAATGACTCTGATGAGAATCCTTATAATTTCACTATCACAGGTACTGGAACTCCAACACCTGCTCCTGAGATTAATTTAAAACAAGCCTCTACAAGTATTGCAAGTTCTGGAACTTATTCAGGAATTTCTGATACAAGGATTGGATCTACAAGTGCGACTACAACGTTCACAGTGGAGAACACTGGAACTGCAACCTTAAACCTGAGCGGAAGCCCTCGTGTGGTTGTGGGAGGAACGGATTCTTCTCTGTTCTCTGTGGTTTCTCAACCTTCTGCTACTGTTGCGGCGAGTGGAACTTCCACTTTCACGGTTACATTCTCCCCTACTTCTACCGGAACAAAAACTGCGACTCTTACGATCGCAAATAATGATTCGGATGAAAATAGTTATGTGATCAATTTGTCCGCGAATGGAATCGAACCAATTGCTCCTTGCTTCGATATCAATACTCAATCGGTTACATCCAACCTGAATAGTATTGCGAACTACGGTGGAAGTGGACAGACATTGTATTATTCGAGTACGATACCGATTACCATCGGACCATCTTTCCCTGCGGCGATTTATTATATCAATCAACCGCATAGCTTGACTTCTACATTGTTCGGAATGTTCAGCGGTATTTATGATTCTGCTCAGACCGGTCTTTATGAGACTAGAGATGGAGTTGGGCTCACAAATTTCTCTGGATTGTTACCGTACGGAACGACTGGTTCTCAATTCTTGAATTTATTGGGCGGAACTAATTCCATAACAATCAATCCGAACATTTCTCAAACCTATCGTTTCGATATTAACTCGCCGGTTAGCTTTAGTGCAACTAATGCGAGCTACTCGATTATCAGAGGCTGTCATCCAAGATTGACAGAAGAGAGAATATTCGTTACTACTACAGGCTCGAACAGTTCCAGTGGTTTGTCAAAGGTTTGGACTTACAGAAAGAAACTGAATATTAGGTTTATATTTGTTCAAGGTTCTTATCCGACTTACACGGTTGCTGGTTTGCAAGATGCGGTTGATAGAATTACTAGCATCTATTCTCAAGATTCTGTGAAAATAGACGTTCAATTCTCAGCTACAAGCGTATCAGCTTCCGAATTCTTGGATCTTACCGATTTCGAAGATGAAACCGGAACTCTCGCAAGTTCTTTAACTAAGTTGTATACTACAACAGGGTCAGCGCAAAGTGCAAGTTCCTTGAATATCTTCCTAACTTCGGATACTTCTAATTCGAATTATGCGGGATTATTAGGAATGGCTGCAGGAATTCCAGGTGTTCCAGGAATAGTTGCTACGAAGAAGGCGGGAATGATCGTGTTGATCGAGCCTCATAGAACTTCTGGATCAGCTGCATCTGCCCTAAGCACAACTGATCAACAATTCTTGGGAGATACGATCGCTCACGAAGCCGGTCACTTCTTAGGACTTTTCCACACGAACGAAAGAGGGGGAGCAAGCTCCACGTTGAGCATGTTCGGTCTGAATGCAAGAGATGCATTGATCGAAACTCCTTACTGTTTGAGTTCTCAGGATGTTAACACTGACGGATTCGTATCTATCTCAGAATGTTCTGGAACTGGATTCACCAATTCTGGGGCCTTAAACCTAATGTTCTGGGCCGGAGACGGTGTAACTTCTCAAACCCAACTTACTGGCGAGCAAGGTTGGATTCTTAGAAGTAACCCGTTGGCATATTAA
- a CDS encoding TIGR02206 family membrane protein — translation MRFEHWGPLHFIILFLTAFLSFSLPYFARKFASSKTKNIIGYTLGIILLLNYFVYVIYRIDSGYWQIRYDLPMEFCNWSAIVTSLALFTMNRTLAELSYFWVIAGSMQGVITPDLSVTFPHIYFFIFFIAHSGLVISALYVVFGLELTPRKGAVLRSVLYSQIYVVVALIIDFALDSNYGYMREKSAAGSLMDYLGPWPIYILWMQALGMLVFTLLYLPFWKKNLNH, via the coding sequence ATGAGATTCGAACATTGGGGCCCTCTCCATTTTATTATTCTTTTTCTTACTGCATTCCTCAGTTTCAGTCTCCCATATTTTGCTAGAAAATTTGCTTCTTCCAAAACCAAAAATATCATCGGATATACTCTTGGTATCATTCTTCTTTTAAACTATTTTGTTTACGTAATATATAGAATAGATTCAGGCTATTGGCAGATACGTTATGATCTGCCTATGGAATTTTGCAATTGGTCGGCAATTGTAACCTCTCTGGCATTATTTACTATGAACAGAACTCTGGCAGAACTTTCTTATTTTTGGGTCATTGCAGGTTCTATGCAAGGAGTAATCACTCCAGATCTTTCGGTTACATTTCCTCATATTTACTTTTTTATATTTTTTATCGCGCATTCCGGTCTGGTGATTTCTGCTCTTTATGTTGTATTTGGTTTAGAGTTAACTCCTAGAAAAGGAGCAGTGCTTAGATCAGTTCTTTATAGCCAAATTTACGTGGTTGTTGCTTTAATTATAGATTTTGCATTAGATTCAAATTATGGATATATGAGGGAGAAGTCTGCCGCAGGCTCTTTGATGGATTATTTAGGCCCTTGGCCTATTTATATCCTTTGGATGCAGGCTTTAGGAATGTTAGTATTTACTTTATTATATCTTCCGTTTTGGAAGAAGAACTTAAATCACTAA
- the lsa26 gene encoding surface adhesion protein Lsa26: MILRKYSVFFYISVLLSQTPVFALGTYSEGWTVAKLTQFESRGIVYESYEGVIEVLTFDPAEECDETRDECYMPMRKKANVSVRPENADVVNFLMKNLNQTIVIQFNIHRIQPIALSSSIEVINAQYQENIIPHSTPVKDPSGRITVWVQAHDTSHPIEKMVTNKTGGKRNFSVTGRIVSLEYKGTMVGTYEGLYMDESRGRIHPFSITSEEMAEFAWKAMKYSGKYYLGVSVAYVTGVRESHYDLFEINFREPAGSQERPKK, from the coding sequence ATGATCCTCAGAAAATATTCCGTCTTCTTCTATATTTCGGTATTATTGTCCCAAACCCCTGTGTTTGCCCTGGGAACCTATTCTGAAGGCTGGACAGTTGCTAAACTAACCCAATTCGAGAGCCGCGGGATCGTATACGAATCCTATGAAGGCGTGATAGAAGTCTTAACATTTGATCCGGCAGAAGAATGTGATGAGACCAGAGACGAATGTTACATGCCTATGCGTAAAAAAGCGAATGTCAGCGTTCGTCCCGAAAACGCAGATGTAGTAAATTTTCTGATGAAAAATCTGAATCAAACAATAGTGATCCAATTCAATATTCATCGGATCCAACCGATTGCACTTTCTAGCAGCATAGAAGTAATCAACGCACAATATCAAGAAAACATAATACCTCATAGCACCCCTGTAAAAGATCCAAGCGGAAGGATTACAGTATGGGTGCAAGCTCATGATACTTCTCATCCGATCGAAAAGATGGTAACTAACAAGACGGGTGGAAAAAGAAACTTTTCCGTAACGGGAAGGATCGTAAGTTTAGAATACAAAGGAACGATGGTAGGAACTTACGAAGGCCTTTATATGGACGAGTCTAGAGGAAGAATACATCCATTTTCAATCACCTCAGAAGAAATGGCAGAATTCGCTTGGAAAGCTATGAAGTATTCTGGCAAATATTATCTAGGTGTCTCTGTTGCCTACGTAACCGGTGTAAGAGAATCACATTACGATCTATTCGAGATAAATTTTCGGGAACCCGCAGGTTCTCAAGAAAGACCTAAAAAATAA